The following is a genomic window from Amycolatopsis sp. BJA-103.
CCGCCCCGGCGGGCAGCACCTCCGCTCCGCCGGCGACACCACCTTCGGATACTGCACCGCGCTGATCCCCATCTGCCGCGGACTCGACGGCGCCGTCCTCGCCGTCGACCTCCGCACCGGCCCCCAGCACGGAACAGTGATGAACTGGAGGGCGGACACAGGCGCCCACAACACCCCCTGGGCCAACATCAGCGCACTGCTCACCGACACCGCCCAGCGCCTCGACCACTACAACACCGCACCCGAAACCCCGCCACAGCCAGGCGAACCGGCGATCCGCGACGACGGAGCACTGATCTGGCCATAGCCCCAGGCCCCCGGGAGAATCACCAATGGACTGGAACACCGACGTGCTGTCCCACGGCTGGGACGGACCCGTCTACCGTGTCCGGACTCCACGATTCGAGGTCGTGTTCACGGGACTCAACGCGGAGGAAGACCTACACGACGTGGCGAACAGCGACGCCGAGGTTCGGCTACCGGACGGTTCCCGTTGGAGCGCGACCTTTGTCACCGTCGCCGAAGTCGAACGTCTCATGGCCAAGTGGGCCCAGACCGGAGAAGCCTTGGACGGCACCTACTTCTGGTGCTCCGACGGCCTCATCGTCCGGGATCCGGGTATCCACAGCATGACAGAGGTGCTCGTGGGACTCCTCGCGGAAGGCGACCTCACACACATCCTGAAGCGACTCGTCGAGAACTCCTGATCTCAGATACCTGGCCCGCCAAGTACCCACGATCCTGCGGCCGTGGCCGCTTCCCCTGCCTTGACAAGGTCGGCAGTCTCGAGCTGGATGACCTCAACGTGACAGGAACGCTGCGACCCGCTGCCAGCGATCAGGTCAGTGAGAAGCCGGCGGTCCTGCTGCCCGACCGTCCCGACCACTAGGCGATCCGCTGGTCGAGGTCGCCGCCCTTCCCCAAAAGCCGCACGAACCGGACACCAGCTATCGGGATGTCGGGCCATTAGACGCGGAACGGTAACCGGGGCAATCAAATACTGTGTGAGCTCGTTGTTTCAGTGGATGCAGAGGTACAGCAATTATTGCATCAGCGCTGTGGAGTCAGCGAGCACGGCGGAGGTGCTCAGCCAGTTCGGCGGCGATCTCGAGCGGAGTGTGCACAAGGGAAGCAGGGACGCCGTTCTCCGGCGACTGGCGGGAAATTCGCGCATGCTGTCAGTGGGGGCGAATGACAACGCGGAACGTCGCCTGGCCTACGCCGACAAAAATGGGCCGATCGGCCCATTTTCCGCACCGGTTCGCACCATGCCGGAATGGAGCCAGCTCGACCAGGTCGCCGATCGCGCAGGGCTCTCCCTCGACGGGTGGTCCGACGACCATGTGCCCGCCAGTTCGATCGAGTTCCTAGGCCAGGTATGCGGACGACCGGTCGATGACGAGATCATGAGCGAGTCCGGTCTCATCAGCGTCATACTTCCATTACTGCCGCACACGTTCTCCGAAGACGGGCCTGTCAGGTCCCAGTCAGAAGCACGCTTGACCGCGCTCGCCGAGTCCGCCGGTGCCGAGCAGTTGTGGCCCGCGGTCGCCCGGCAGGTTCAGCAGATGCTCCGCGAGGCGCAGGTGGATTCGGACACGATCCGTTTCGCCATCGACGCGTGTGGCAACAGCGCCACGGAGGTGACCGACGAGTCTCCGGCGGGCCGCGAGGTACGGGTACTGCTCGCCGAGCAGTACCCGTTGGCCGGTACCGCGGTGTTGCGGCCTTCCAGGGGCTCGCGGCGACGGTCACAGCCTGACCCCGAGGTGGTGCACGGTCGTGTTTCGGCCGGTGTGGTGGCCGCAAACAAGACAACCTGCTACGCCAAGCCGAAAACGCAGACCCCGACGATCCCTTCAGGCAAGGCCTCAGACAGCGCTACAACGACGTCTTCAACGAGCGCAAAACACTCCTCGACGCATTAAGCCGAATCACCGGCGACGCCGACGACCCGCGCCGAACGAACCCAGACCAAGCGAACCTGCTAGCCGCCTTGCCCTATCTGAAGGCCAACCTGCGCCACTCCCCAGCAGACCTACTGCACCGCCTACTAGACCTGACACGGCTCACGATCAAAGTCCACTACCAGAACGACCAAGCAACCATCAGAGCCACGTTATCCGGGGACCTGGACGCGATAACCGCCATCGGCAGCGCCGCATCACAACGTCATTGCCCAGGCCAGACCCAATGTGCATCCTGCTTGTGCCCCCGGCGCGGCTCCAACAGGTACCTCACGAACCAAAATGCCCCGTGAGCTGCGGATCTCCGCGACGACGGTGATCGAACGGCGCCGTCGCACGGCCCAGTGATCGCCATGAGCACCTCGAATGGAGCAACTGCGTCTCGTCCGTGGCACGACCCGGCACTGGCAGTGCAATGCGGCTGCACGGCTCTGGTCGCCATTGGCGCCGCCTACGCCTCGTACCGCCATGGACGCGAATTCGCGCTGCAGTTCGGCGCAGACCACACCACCGCCTCGATCTGGCCGCTCATCGTCGACGGCCTCCTGATGATCGCCACCGTCGAACTCTGGAAGCCTGTTGACTCAGAACGGGCAGGAGGCCGCTGGGCCGCATGGCTCGCGTTCATCTTCGGCATCTCGCTCTCGCTCTGCGCCAATATCGGCTCGACACCCGACCTCAGCATCCTCGGCATTACGGTCGCCGCTTGCCCACCTCTCGCCTTGCTCCTTGCCGTCGAACTCCTGAACCGTGCGCTGAAGCGCCACAGAGCCGGTGCAGTCACACCTGTCGAGGACTTTCGTGAACATCCGATAGTCGCCGCAGCCAACCAGCTGAATCCGACGAGTAAGCAAGAGACTGTCACGGTCAAGACCGCGGAAGAACGCATGTGGGCTCATTACGTGATCGAACGCGAGATGGGGCGGACACCCACTGGGGCCGACCTGGACCGTGCCGCCGGAACCCACAACTACGGCCGCCGAGTACTTCGGCAATGGCGGAAAGCCGGTCGGCTGGATTCGCCGACGGCCGGAGATCATCCACACGGTGAAGTGGTGGCCATACCGTCCGCAGTCGACACAGCTCGTATCGTCATGAAGGTATCGGCGGAACACATGCAACCGTAAGCGAAAGGGTTCACGCACCATCGGGTAGCTTGCCGAACTTCTCAAGCAAGGCTCGGGCACTCCGATCGGCTTGGGTGCCTGGCTTGAGGTTCGTGTGTATGCCTTGCGGCGGAAGATCTGGATCATTACTCGTCAGGTGAACACGTTTGGTGCCTGGGTCATACCAGAGATCGACCGTGAGTCGTACATACTTCCGGCCCTCCGCTGAAGGTTCCGCCATTGTCGCCTTCCGTTCCAATATTCGGCTTCGACGCCTGGACAGTCTCCCAGGTCGCCAGGTCTTCGTGGTGTGGCTGTGCGAGCTGTCCTCACAGCTCGCACAGCCACATCGTCGGTCAGGCCGCGATTCGCGAAGCCGGGCGCTCCTTGGCGGTGAACGGGATGTCTGCGAACTGCAACGTGCAGCGTAGGTGCCGTAGCGTCAGATTCAGACGCAACAGGCTCAGTTGCGACAGCGTGAAGAGCTGGTCGACGTCCCACACGCGACCGGCGCCCGCCAAGACCACGACTGACGGATCAAGGGCAGGCCGGCTGGGGGCAAGGTTCTTGACCTTGGCGTTCAGCTGGCCCAGAACCTCGGACTCGTCCCGGATGGCTTGCGCGGACACTTGCGCTTGGGTGAACAGGTGACTTGCCGCGGTCGCGCGACCGAGCCATTTGACGTGCACAAGCTCGTCAGCGGGCCCCACGATGTCGCAGAGCTCGAACTGCCGATGAAACGCGGTGGAGGCGAAGCTCCGGTCAAGACACAAGTAGCCGTCCTGCTTGGCGACCGCCTCGCAATACCGGTGCTCATCGTCGCGTTTCTTGGTCGGCGTCCAATGCGGAAACGACAGGCTGGCCCGGTTCGCGAGCAGAGTGGCCACTTGGTCGCGGATCTGCTCGACGAAGCCTTCTCCGATGTGGAACCACTTTCCTTGGTGGTAGCAGTAACGGATGTTGTCGATCGTGGTTTCGAAGGCAAACCACTTCCGCAGGGAGATCAACGAGCCAGCATGGACCTGACCAGCATCGTCTTCGCAGGTAACCGCTCGCGCTGTCGTCAGGCTCTCGATGCGGTCTGCCAACGGAAGCAGCCTGAACCGTTCGACGAAGTCTTCCAGTTCGATGTTCGTGTCCGTGACGAACGGCCCCCAGGGACCAAGCCTGACAATCTTCAGCGAGCTGGCGTGTTCAATGTCCTCGACGGCGTTGTCGGGCCAGGCCAAGCCCAGAACGCCTGCCGCGTCGTCACCGCCGAGGGCCGCGGCAAGCCGGTCGTTCAGTCCGGCCCGTTTGGGGTGATGCTTGGGTAGCGGGCGCGTCTGCATGATGAACTTGAGCGCGGAGTCGTCGTCGGGTTCGTCGACGACCGCGGAGAGGGCACGAAGATCAGCCAGCAGGGACTTTCGGCTCCCGAGCCAGGGGCGCCCAGAGAGCGTTCCCTACTCGAATGCGGTAGAGTTTCCCAGTTTCGCTGCCGTAGGTCAGGCCGCTCAAGTCAGCTGCTCCGGCGAGACGGTTGATCAGTTCCCCGAAGGGTTCGATCTTGAAGCCGGCGAGATCGCTCCCACCGGGATAGGAGGTTTGGGTCGCGCGAGCGCTGACGTCCAGTGCTTTGCTGGCGACCAAGCCGAGATGGGCGGCGTCCAACCGACGAATCCCGAATAGAAGACCGAAACCTGGCTCCATGAGCTCGTCATCGATGAGGAGATGACCGGCGCCCCAAGTGAGTGCGAAAACTCGCGGATCGAGTGGCACGAGGAGAACGCCGAACGGCTGGTCACCGGGAAGATCGATATCGATGCCCGTCAGAGACGCGGCATGATCGGCCCACGACGGATTTTCGGACCGCAGAAGCCCTGCGACGAAGCGAGACTCGATTCCGCCGACGTCGACGGTCTCGTTGACACGGATTTCTTCAGAAGACACGGACAGGAGGTACTGGGCCAGGTCAAGACCGCCGTCGAGGCGGTAGACCGACACAGGCCTGCAGGAAGAACGGGTGGGCACAGTGGAACCCTTCAGTATGAGGACAGACGCGCTGTCGCCACCTGCGAGTACGAGATGGCACAGCGTCGGCCGTCGGGCAGCAACCAGACAAGAAAGCCGACAGTGATCAAGCTCCCACTAGCGGCCTGGAGCATTCGCCTCTACGCTCACCACCGTTCCTATGTTCTGGCGTTCTGCGCGGACACCGGACTTTGACTCGGAACACCACGCGGCTCCCTGTTCCAGCAGGGGGCCGCGTTTTCACGCGACCTGTGAAGCTCGCGTGAACCTATGATGCGCCGCCCTCCGTCAGGCGAAGCACCACCCCCGCGTTCCGCGCCCAGCGGTCAGTGACAGTCGGTAAGCGGGAATCAGCCATAAAGTTGAGCCAATCGGCGGTTGACTTGCTACTCTTCAGTAATTCTGACAGGGAAGCGACATTCGCCCCAGCCGATCGAGTGCGAATAACCCCTATGGCTGATATTGAAGGCATCCAACATGGCGTTGCAAGTGCCTGCTACCACCACACTTGCAGCGAGTAGTCGTTATCTGATGCGGGTTTCTCATTCAGCACACCTGACACAGAGGGCCATCTACGATGAGGTGAAGCCGCACGCCCTGGCGGTCGAGCACTGGTGAACCTCACCAACGGCACTCCGGACCGGGCCTGCGAGACCGCCACCTGGCGGCCCAGCGTGGCGCCGGCTACCGGGATCTAGGCGAGGTGCTCCGGCCGTTGGGCGAGTCAGTAGCTCCACCGCTGCGCGACCGGAGCCACTGACCGGGAGGGACGACATGCGTTTGGGCACTGCGTGATTCTGCGGCTGAGGTGGGGTGCTCCCGTGCAGCTGGAGCCGTCGCAATTCTCTCCGCCGCCGAGCACGCGGGGCGCATAGAGGAGACCGGATCGGCAGGCTGCACTATGTCGGGTCAGAGATCGCGACGTGCGCTAGTGCAGTAAGAAACTGTCCGAGCATCCGCACATCGAGGGTACCGGCAGCGGCCATTAGCGTCCACGAAGGCGAATGGGTGGCGCAAGCAGGATGAGGACGCGCGACGACGGACCGGTGAGCGATGCTCGCCGGTCCGGTCTAGCGCATCCCGACCTACGAGACGGGCTACGCAAACGGCCCTCTCCACCGGCCGAGCTGGCGAGCCACTGAAGCTACACATTTTGCCCACTTGCCATTCGTATCCGGCTCATACATGACGAGCCCGGCTCCCGCCGCGCTGAGCGCCCCAATTCGACGATGCTTGAGACGTGCCACAGGACCGAGCCTCTTGTTCACCAGGAACCCGCTATGGCATTGTCCACAGCATGGCGGAACTTGACTCCCAACCAAAAACGATCCAGTCGATATTTTCATGGTATAGCGAAGGTAAGTTATTTGTAAACCGTCGCTACCAGCGTAAGCTGGTATGGACATTGACTGAGAAGCAGAAGCTGGTTGAGTCAATCCTTAGAAAATTCCCAATTCCAGCAATACTTCTAGCCGAACGTGACGGTGGCGGATATGAAGTTATTGACGGATTACAACGACTGCACACTCTTGTTTCTTTTATCGAGAGCGCGTTCCCCGACCTCGGCAACAAGTTTCTTCGATGTTTCACAGTTTCCTACAGCGCAGGCCCGCGCCGATGCCGGGCATTTTTCGATCACCTCGGACGTTAGCCTGTTGTCGGCGCGCGAGGTAAGTACTTTCCTAGACTACTCTCTCGCCATCTCGGTAATGCGTGGCGCAACCGAAGCCGAGATCGACGACGTTTTCGCGCGAATCAACACCTACGGCCATCAGCTAAGCGATCAGGAACGTCGACAGGCTGGCGTTCAAGATGAATTCTCGACACTTGTCAGAGAACTCGCGTGTGAGATCCGTGGCGATGCGTCCAGCGAGATACTCGACCTCGCACAAATGCCGTCAATTAGTATTGATTTGCCCATGACCAAACATGGATACGAGGTGATAGCCGATGAGGTTTTCTGGGTAAACCAGGGAGTGCTTCGATCTACCGATTTACGGGATTCAATGGACGAGCAG
Proteins encoded in this region:
- a CDS encoding SMI1/KNR4 family protein yields the protein MNSGIDAVWKQITAWLRIHSPITAATLRPPAPAQEIHATQDAVGQPLPDDLLRWWGLMDGVDDEHDYRAAFTVPGVYMPLPVARVRQEWASLSRHPDEDCCRPGGQHLRSAGDTTFGYCTALIPICRGLDGAVLAVDLRTGPQHGTVMNWRADTGAHNTPWANISALLTDTAQRLDHYNTAPETPPQPGEPAIRDDGALIWP
- a CDS encoding DUF2637 domain-containing protein; the encoded protein is MSTSNGATASRPWHDPALAVQCGCTALVAIGAAYASYRHGREFALQFGADHTTASIWPLIVDGLLMIATVELWKPVDSERAGGRWAAWLAFIFGISLSLCANIGSTPDLSILGITVAACPPLALLLAVELLNRALKRHRAGAVTPVEDFREHPIVAAANQLNPTSKQETVTVKTAEERMWAHYVIEREMGRTPTGADLDRAAGTHNYGRRVLRQWRKAGRLDSPTAGDHPHGEVVAIPSAVDTARIVMKVSAEHMQP
- a CDS encoding TIGR04141 family sporadically distributed protein; its protein translation is MLADLRALSAVVDEPDDDSALKFIMQTRPLPKHHPKRAGLNDRLAAALGGDDAAGVLGLAWPDNAVEDIEHASSLKIVRLGPWGPFVTDTNIELEDFVERFRLLPLADRIESLTTARAVTCEDDAGQVHAGSLISLRKWFAFETTIDNIRYCYHQGKWFHIGEGFVEQIRDQVATLLANRASLSFPHWTPTKKRDDEHRYCEAVAKQDGYLCLDRSFASTAFHRQFELCDIVGPADELVHVKWLGRATAASHLFTQAQVSAQAIRDESEVLGQLNAKVKNLAPSRPALDPSVVVLAGAGRVWDVDQLFTLSQLSLLRLNLTLRHLRCTLQFADIPFTAKERPASRIAA
- a CDS encoding TIGR04141 family sporadically distributed protein, translated to MSVYRLDGGLDLAQYLLSVSSEEIRVNETVDVGGIESRFVAGLLRSENPSWADHAASLTGIDIDLPGDQPFGVLLVPLDPRVFALTWGAGHLLIDDELMEPGFGLLFGIRRLDAAHLGLVASKALDVSARATQTSYPGGSDLAGFKIEPFGELINRLAGAADLSGLTYGSETGKLYRIRVGNALWAPLAREPKVPAG